The window CCAAATCATTTATCCGTTATTTTACAAAATGTTTGCAGCTGGAGTTATCCGGCTCAAACGTAAGCATCAGTTTGCTCAGTCCCGGTGGCATTAATACCAAACCAGAATTGCTGGTGCTTAATAATAAATTAACAGGCGTATCAAGGGCCACTATCCTGGAAGCCGAGGATGTAGCGCGCATTGCTATTGATGGCCTGTTAAAGGGTAAAAAAGAAATTATCCCCGGTATTATTAATAAAATGATGTTTATTTTAGATAGCATTTTACCGGGATTTTTAAAACAAGCTATCATTCAAAGCCGTTTAAAAGTCATCCTTAAAAACCAATGATCATAGCCCTGCACGCATATCGCCCTATTAAACAACTTTGTCGTTATTGCAGGATCAGCAATAACGGTTTCAGGTTGCTTGATGAAGAAACCGTAGCATTTATCTCCGGTATTTTTCGCGGTATCACGTTTGAGTTTCACCGCGATTACTGTGATGTGAAAATTGGGCATATGCATACCAGTTTAGATTTAGCCGGAGATTTTTCGACAGATGCGTTGATTGTTTTTTTGACAAAACATAATGTACTCAGGGCAGGCGAGCTGGATAACCAGGCGTATATGGCTTAAAAGAAATTAAACCCCGCATTCCAACCCACCCACCAGGAATGATGCTGGTTTGCGCTGAAATTGTGCTGCAGGTTTTGCGCCAGCCCGTAGCCTTTAACCGCATTTTCCTGGTCGGAGTAGTAAAAATTAAGGGAGGGGCCACCAAATAATGATGCTTTTTTGCCCAGTTTAATGTTCAGGTTGCCATCAAGCCGTTGCAGCAGGTTGGTATAGCGCCAGCTTCCTTCATACAGGTAACGGCTGCTAATTTCGGGGTTAAAAGTAAGGTGTTTGCCCATGTCAAGTACGGTACCCAGCCCCATTCCCACGCCGTATATCTTACTGTTGGGGGTAATTCTTAAACCGCCGGTATAAACTGTATAAAAGTTATTACTGCCCGTTTTTATGGCTATGTTGGCATTCAAGGTTTCGTTTGATGACAGGCTTAGCTTATTATACCCATTGCGGATATAATTGATAAGCCCAAAACTAAATCCCGACGAAGTATCGGCCACATTAATCAACCCTAACTGAACACCCCTTAGCTTTTTGGCAAAATTGAATATACCAAATTGTATGCCCTCAAATTTTTGCTGCGCTATATTGCCCGCGCCTATCTGCAGACCGCTTACGTTTTTGCCGGCAATATTGCCCAATATCGCTATCTGTAAGCCAGAAACCTTTCCCCGCACATGGTTGTAAGTGCTTAATTGAACGCCCGATAAGTCGCGTTTAATGCTGTTGTGTAAAAATGTAAATTGAAAGCCTGCTACATTGCCCAAAACATTGTTGTACAAGCCGCTTAACTGCACGCCGCTAACGTTACCGCCAACCACATTAAAGGCGCCCGCTACCTGTACGCTTTGCACATCGCCTTTATCAAGGTTAAATATAATGCCCATCTCGGCGCCGCGTACCCCGGCGCTGTAGCCGCCTATAGCGTTTATAGATACAATATTGATGATTTGCCCGTTTAAGGCGCCATGTGTGCTTACATTGGGTATAGCCGACGCCTGGAACGGTGCATTAGCCACCAGGCCGCGCAAATTAGCTGCCTGTATTTGCTGTTTTGTTGACAGCAGCAAACGGCCCAGCCCGGTTTTGGTTATATCGTCGTTGTCATCATTGGCTACATAGCTAAACAGGCTGCTATCCGGGCGGCTTGTAATTTGCACATCATTTAAAAAGGTGATGGTTGTATCTTTATAAAGTTCTTTACTGATGGTTAACCGTACCGGCCGGCCTTCGTTTTTCAGGTGCAGTTCAAAGAATCCGTTCTGGTCGGTCATGGCCGATTGCAGCAGGCTTTTTTCGTATACACTGGCGTTGGGGAGTTTTTTCCCTGTTTGCTCATCGGCAACAAAACCGGTTATAATGTATTCCCTGTTTTCGGTATTCGATTTTTCGGTAGTTAAGCCAAGTTGTAGCGGGGCATAACGCAGGATGATAAAACCTTTGGCATCTTTGTATTCAAAACGTTTCATCAGCATTTGGTCAAGCACCTCTTTAACGGTCCAATTATCGGCATCAAGGCTTACCAGGCTATCGGCTTTTATCAGGTTGCTGTTATATGAAAAGTAAAAGCTACCCTTATCTTCCATGGTTTTAAAAACCGTGCCCAGGCGCTGTTTTTTTACGTGAATGGTAATATTACGTGCAAGGTTAACCTGTGCCGCTGCACGGTTATGCAGGCAGGCAAAAAATGTCACCGTAAAAAACAGTAAAAGCACCCGGTTTATATAATACATAGAACGAGGTAGAAATATCAATTATTTCAGGATGATTTGGTTACCCTTGTGTATTGCCGTAATGGGGAATGTGCCTGTGACTACCAATAAAATTTGCTCAAGCGATTGATCTTTAAACACGGTTGTAATGGGCAGTTTATTTAATGATGGTTTTGCTATAACAATGTGTGCGCCATAAATTTCATTCACTGCCGACACCAGTTCACTTAAGGGGGTGCTGTCGCACACCAACTCTTTGTTGATATAGTAGCTGTACAATTTACCCCGTGTGCTCTGTTTGGTAAGGCTACTGCGGTTTTTTAACACCACGGTTTTTTCGCCAGGCTTAAGGCTGATGCTGTTTTTATCCCTGCTTACATTCACAATTCCGGTTTCAACAATCACTTCGGTTTTTCCATTCCTGCTTTTTATATTAAATGACGTGCCAACTACCCTAACCGTTACACCATTTACATTAATAATAAAAGGTTTTGTTTTATCGGGTGTTATTTTGAAAAAGGCCTCGCCAGATAGTTCAACCGGGCGGGTATCGCCACTAAACCTGTTTGGATACGATAATTGCGATAAAGCGTTCATGGTAACTACAGATCCGTCGGGAAGCGTATCTACCAGTACTTTATTATTGCTTTGCAGGTTAACAGTAGTAACCCTGCTAAAATAATTCAACGCGAAATAGCTGAGCATACAAACCAATACCAGGGATGCTGCTATGGCCAGCCAGTTTGCCCGAGTTAAACGGCGTGTTTGAGTTTGGGACGCGGCCGGACTATTATTTATCCTGTTTTGCAGGCGTATAAAAGCGGTATCTTCATCAATAAGGCGGGTGCCGGCAACCTTTAAACTTTGGTCCCACAGTGTTTTAAACTGATTATAATACAGTTGGTTTTCCTCCGCGGCATTTAACCATGCCTGAACTTGTTCCTGCTCGGCAATCGTGGCCTCGCCGAGCAGGTGTTTTACCAGCAAATCATCGGTCATATGTGGGGTACTATTACTCATCTGCTAACGGCTGATAATTAAATACAAAATGATCATTAAAAATTCGGCCAGTTTGGTTCGCATCAGTTTTAATGCTTTACCCATCTGGTTTTCTATGGTTTTCACTGATAGCCCCATCTGGTCGGCAATTTGCTGGTATTTCAATTGTTCAAAGCGGCTGAGCTGAAAAATGGTGCGGCATTGCTGCGGCAGCTCGCTCATAGCCTGGCTAATGTGCTTTTCCAGTTCATTGGCCAGCATTGCTTTCGACGAATGATCTTGTACCTGGTCCATTTCATCTGCATAATAAACCTGGAAAGATGCTTTTACTTTTTGATGTTTCAGGTAATTAAGGCTTTCGTTATGAACGGCCCGGTATAGGTATGATTTTATCGAGCCGTCCGTTTTTAACAACTCCCGCTTTTCCCAAATCCGGCAAAATACGTTTTGCACTACTTCTTCGGCTTGTCCGTCGTCCTTTAAAAAAGTATAGGCGTAGGCATGCAGGTTTTTAAAATGGCTTTTAAACACCATCTCAAATACCTTTTGGTTGCCCTGCTTTAATAAGGAAATGACCGTGCTATCGCTGTATTCCACTGATAAAGGGTGAAAATATGCGTTAAATATAGGGGCTTTCCCGGTCATATTCCTCATGTTGTTCGTTAACACTTAGGCCAGCTGCACCTGGATGGTGTATAATGAATGGTGGATATCTACCTTACTGCAAATGCCATTGGCGTAAGTATAATAATTGTAATTGCCATCGGGCAGGTCAATCCGGTAAACATGCGTCGACGTTTTTTTTACAGTTAAAAATTGCTGAAAGTTATCAGAGTAAACAAGGTTGCCATCCGCCGGCTCATGGCAGTATAAAAGCATTACATTATTGTTTATAGCGGTTTGTTCAACCTTGCCGCTTTTACCCTCGGCCAGGGTAAGGTAGGCGTTCCCTGCTGCTTTTGTTTCCCGGTTGGCTTTCTCTTTACCATTAACATGCCGCAAAACATGCGAGCTGATGAGCTTGCCGTTCTTAAAGGTTGATTCCTCGTTGCAATTAACGTTAACACTGAAGATAAACTTCATTTTAACTTCCGATACCATTTTGAGGTAAAGTTCATCACCTGTGTTTTTTTGGTAAAAGTTAAGATGCCCAACCACTTTACCGCTGTGCAAAATGTTGTATTTGGTTGTTGTTTCGGTAGCGTATAATCTCGTGCAGGTTATCGACATTAAAACTATGATTAGCAACTTGCCAGATTTTAAAACCGCCCTGCCTTTATAACTGACAATTGCAGGCATGGCATATTTTTTAAACAACCAAATAATTAAGGTGATAATCATGGGCAGTGTATTTTGTTTTATACACCTGATACAACTTAAAAGCTAAGTACCCCTATTTGGGGGAAGAAAAAATTCTAAAGAGGGAAAAACGCTAAATTCTAAACCAATCGCAACATAACATTTACCTTTAAGCTTCTCCCTTTAGAATTTAGATTTTAGAATTTAGGATTTAGAGTTTCCCATTAGAGTTTAGAATTTAATGTCAGCTACTCGCTTTTACCTTTTTTCTATACTCGTTGGGCGAGGTACCCATCAGTTTGGTAAACATCCGCGAGAAATAATACTGATCTTCTATACCCAAAGTCAGGGCGATGTTTTTGATAGACATGGCAGTAAATGAGATATACTGACACGCTTTTTGAACTTTTAACTGGTTAAAATACTCAATAGGAGAGTAGCCCGTTTTTGCCCGGAAAATGGCCGAATAATGCGAAGTGGATAACTTGGCAAAGCTGCTCAGATCATCAAGCCTTATCATGGTATTAACATGGTCTTGCATGTATTGAATGGTTTTTTCAACTATATCGCTATCTGCGGGCTTATCATCAACATGGTTAAACTTATCCTCGTAAATAAGTGATGACAGGAAATGCGAGAATATCATGTTTACATAACGCAGCGCATCGCTGCTATAGCCTTTCTCCAGGTTAAAGCAAATGTCTTCAAACAGCTTTATCCGGTCTTCATTAAAAGACAGGTATGGCTTGTAATTTTCTGAATTTTTCAGGATGAGTTCAACTATAAAAGATGCTACCTCGCCTTTGAAGTGAATCCAGTATATCGTCCATGGTTTATCCATGTTGGCGGCGTACTTATGCGGCGTGTTGGCTGGTATGGCAATAAATTGCGATGGCGAAACCTCTACCTTTTTTTTGTTGATCTCCAGCCAGCCGTAGCCTTCGGTACAATAAATTATTATATGCTGGTTAATACCATTGGGGCGCTCTGCATAATGGTGCCGGGCCTTGGGGTAATAGCCAATATCGGTAATGTAAATTTGCTTGGTAACCAAATCCTTACTTAAAAAGTTGGTAATGACCTTTTTGGGCAGCACAATAAGCTTTTGCCCTTCAAAACCGTCCCGCCGCCTGATAGCTGTACTTTTAGTCATTTTTTTGAATGGAAACCGTGATAATCAGTGTCCCGTAGTAACGGATTGATCTTCGTATACAAACATTCACAAAAAATATCAAAATATTGGCAAAAAATAGAAATAATTGAAATTGAGGTGGCGTAATAAAGTCCATCATTTCCGTAACATTAACTATTTTTTTATCCTGTTTTATCCATGACATTTACATTGTAACCAATTAGCGATACCAACAGCAGCAAATGCTTCATAATCATTTTCATTAAAGAAAAAAAGTGAAAATGTTAGTGTGTTAGGGGGGCGTTGTTTGTTCCTGATAACAACAGGATTAAATGTACCGGAAAACACTATTCAGAACATTTGAAGGGGCTATCGCGATAACAAAGCTATAATAACACTAAATGCAGCACTTTAAAAAAACAACAGGTAATTATAAAATCAGTTTCATTAAAACTTTCGGCTTGATAGCTTTTTTAATATTACCGGTAACTGTGTTGAGCGCACAGGAACTCCAAAAAAGTGCAGATAACACCGCCATTAGCAGCCCGCAGGTAAAAATTACCGTCGATAAAACTACCGGCACTATTAACTATTTGTTTGCCAACGGTATGCATATGGATAACACGGTGGCTTACGTGCGGGATATAAACTCGGGCTACATATCAACTGCCGATCTTGCTAACCATTCCTGCACAACCCTACAGGTTAACGATAATTTAGGTAAAGGCTTAAACCTTGTTGTTAAGCACAGTGATGCAAAGCACAACATCAGCATCACTCAATCCTTCACCCTTTACCTGGGCAAAGCTTACGCGCTTGTTAATGTAAGCGCAACATCTGCGGGTAAGCCTATCGAAACACGGGATATCAGCCCGATAGCTATCCTGCCGGCCAACAAAGGCAAGCTGTTTATTCCCGGTACCGAGCCGCGCATTTTGGATGTGCCTTTTGATAACGACGATTGGACGCCTACTTTGGAGCGGAGCTGGCCGAAAGGCAACGGGCCCAAAAGCAAAGGCATTAGCTACGAGTTTTTAGCGGTGTACGACCAGCTTAAAAATTCGGGCCTGGTAATAGGTAGCGTAAGCCACGATTTCTGGAAAACAGGTTTATCCTATCAAACCGGAACGCAACTGGGCTATGTTGATTCATTAAACGTTTTTGGCGGTGTGGCTACAGCCGATAATCCGTCCCTCAAATCAGGTTATGGTGGCCTGGATGGTACGCATGACCATGCCGACCATGGTACCATGCTGGGCCAAACCGTAAGCTCGGCCACTATTTATATCTGCGGTTCGGATGATCTGCACGAGGCTTTTAAGGATTATGGCAGGGTAAATTCCATCATCAATGGCAAGCAAACCTGGGAGGGACCGGCCCCTGTTTACTGGAACAGTTTTGGGGTTGAGGGTGTGCTGGGTTACGAAAAGGTAATGATGCCGCCTGCTGTAAACCAGATCTCGGATTTTATCCACTCCATGCCCAATTTTGGCGCTTATTCCAAACCTGTTTTAAGTATCGACTCGTACGACCAGGGTATTTATTCTACCGAGGTTTTAAAATCAATAGGGGAGTATGGCGCAAAAAACGGCCAGCAGATGGGGTTTTATTTTACGCCATTTGCCATGTGGAGCTGGAAGAATGATACTAAAGGGCGCAAGCTGCCGGGCACCGATGTAATGTTTGAGGATGTGCTGTTGCAGGATAAAAACGGAAAGGCTATCATGTACAAAGATGGCGATTGGGGCGCTTATGCCATGGATCCCACGCATCCGGCGGTCAGGCTTTCTATCATATCGCAGTTGAAAAAAGCAAAAGCCATTAACGCTAAATTTATCAAGATAGACTTTTTAACCGCCGGCGCGCTGGAGAGTACCAAACGTTACGATCCTAAAATCCGTACCGGTATACAGGCCTATAACTATGGTATGAAAACCCTGCGCCACCTGGTTGATTCAATTATGGGTAAGGATGTTTTTATCACCCAGGCCATCTCGCCGCTGTTTCCACACCAATATACCCACACGCGGTTTGTATCAACCGATGTATACTCGCACCTGCGCGATGATCAGAAAGGCTTTCCTAACTGGGGCAGTACCGAAGCATCGTTAGCCACAGGATCGCATATGGGCTGGGTGCAGGGCACTTTGTTCCCGTATACCAACCTGGATGTAAGCATCATGAAAAACTTCCAGAAAAACCCTGATCTCAACGAGCAGGAAATAAAAGTACGCCTGTATGCCATGATGGTGATGGGTAGTATTCTGGGCGATGGATCTGATTTCAGGAACCCCATAGCCGCCTACCGGGCACAGGAATTTTTGAATAATAAAAACATAGCCCAATTTTTTAGCGATCCAAAAGCGTTTATCCCCATTAAAACAGCCGATGGCGAAAGCTTTGATCAGCAATTGTCGTTTTACCTGCCGGGCGATACTACTATGCTGGCCTTGTTCAATTTCGACCTTAAAAATGATTTTAAACAATTGTTTAGCAGGCAGGCCTTGGGCCTTGATGCGCATAAAAAATACGAATTCCGCGATTTTATGACCGATAAGGCAATTGGTGAATTAAAAGCTGAGGCCCAAACATTTAGCATGGCCGCCAACACAGGCGATGCCTTGCTGGTAAAAATAGTAGCGGTAAATTAATGATAAAAATAAATGGTAATATTATGCCACCAGTTAAACATAGCCAACCTAAAAAATGAGTAGTTCAAAAAGCTTTAACAGCAGTTATATTATTGGCATTTCCTTTATCTCGGCCCTGGGCGGGTACCTGTTCGGGTTCGATTTTGCCGTGATTTCGGGGGCGTTGCCTTTTCTGCGCACCCAGTTTGCCTTAACGCCGGTATGGGAGGGTTTTTTAACCGGGTCACTGGCTTTGGGCTGCATAGTTGGCTGTTTACTGGCCGGTAACATTGCCGATAAATATGGCCGTAAACCGGGGCTTATCATCGCTGCATTAATTTTCGCAGTATCATCTATCGGGATAGCGTTTTCTGCATCTTTAACTTACTTCTTAATCCTGCGCTTTGCCGCCGGGATAGGCGTGGGGATGGCCTCTATGCTTTGCCCCATGTATATTGCCGAAGTTTCGCCGGCCGAAGTGCGTGGCCGAAACGTAGCTATTAACCAGCTTACGGTGGTTATCGGCATATTAATAACCAACCTGGTCAATTACTTTTTGGCCAATCATGGTGCCGATTCATGGCGCTGGATGTTTGGCCTGGGTGCCGTACCATCGGCCATATTTTTAATCGGCGTTACCTGGCTGCCCGAAAGCCCAAGATGGCTCATGAAATCCGGTCAGCCTGATAAAGCCAGGGTTATCCTCAACAAAATTGGCTCCCCCGATTTTGCCGAATCAACCTTTAAAGCGGTCGAAAAATCATTGATGGGGTCAACCAAACAATCATACGCCATGGTGTTTGAAAAGGCCGTACGCCCTGCCGTGGTGGTCGGTATTACGCTGGCTGTGTTTCAGCAGTTTTGCGGTATCAACGTGGTATTTAACTATACATCTACCATATTTGAATCGGTAGGCGCTAACCTGAACCGGCAATTGTTCGAGACTGTGGCCATAGGCGTGGTGAACCTGGTATTTACTTTATTAGCCATGTGGCAGGTTGATAAACTGGGTCGCCGGCCACTGATGCTTTGGGGCGCGCTGGGCTTATCTGTATTGTATATTATACTCGCCTTTCTGCTGCAAAACCATTTCCCGGCGGGGCTGGTATCCATATTTGTGTTGCTGGCTATCAGTACCTATGCTATTTCGCTGGCCCCGGTAACGTGGGTGCTTATTTCCGAGATTTTCCCCAATAAAATTCGCGGTGTAGCGTCATCGGTAGCTATCGTATCCTTATGGCTGGCCTATTTTATTCTTGTATTTACATTTCCTATACTGGCCAAAATATTAGGTGCCTACGGGCCATTTTACCTGTACGCAGGCATCTGTTTTGCGGGCTTCCTTTTTGTAAAAACAAAAGTGAAAGAAACCAAGGGCCAAACTTTAGAAGAGTTAGAAGACAATTTAATAAGACATTAAAATATAATACATAGTATGCAAAGTTCAACTGTTTCCGTTTGGGAAGAGCAAGTAATTATCCCCACTTATGGTGTTGGCAAGCCTGATAAAAACCCCATGTTTTTTGAAAAACGGGTTTACCAGGGTAGCAGTGGGGTGGTTTATCCAAACCCGGTGATTGAGAAAATTGCCGACGAAAAAGAAGATAAAGAATACACAGGCCTGTTCCTGGAGAATAAATACCTTAAAGTGATGATACTGCCGCAGTTAGGCGGCCGCATTCAGACAGCGTTTGATAAGGTTAAACAACGCCACTTTATTTACCATAACCAGGTAATTAAGCCTGCGCTGGTAGGCTTAACCGGCCCCTGGATTTCGGGCGGCATCGAATTTAATTGGCCGCAGCACCACAGGCCCAGTACCTTCGATCCGGTTGATTACAAGCTGGAAGAGCATGCCGATGGCAGCAAAACCGTTTGGGTGAACGAGGTGGAGCGCATGTTTCATACCAAAGGCATGGCCGGTTTTACCCTGCATCCCGATACGGCCTATATCGAAATAAAAGCCAAGCTGTTTAACCGCTCGGCCCTGCCCCAAACCTTTTTATGGTGGGCAAACCCGGCGGTAAAAGTGAATGACTATTACCAATCGGTTTTTCCGCCCGATGTAAACGCCGTTTTTGACCACGGTAAACGCGATGTATCCGATTTTCCGATAGCAACCGGTACTTACTACAAGGTTGATTATTCGCCGGGTACCGATATCTCGATGTACAAAAATATCCCGGTACCTACATCATACATGGCCATTAACTCCGATTATGATTTTGTGGGTGGATATGAGCACGATACCGAAGCCGGTTTACTGCACGTGGCCAATCACCATGTATCGCCCGGTAAAAAACAATGGACCTGGGGCCACAGCGATTTTGGCCAGGCCTGGGACAGGAACCTCACCGACGAGGATGGCCCATACATTGAACTGATGACGGGCGTATTCACCGATAACCAGCCCGATTTTAGCTGGCTGATGCCCTACGAAGAAAAAACCTTTACCCAGTATTTTTTGCCCTACCGCGAACTGGGCATGGTAAAAAACGCATCTAAGGATATCCTGTTAGCTTTAAGCAAAAACGGCGATAAAGTGACCATCAAAGTGCAGGTAACATCGGCCCAAACAGACCTGCATATCAGCCTCAGTTATAAGGGCGAAGAGCTGTTTGCACACACAGGTACAATTGTGCCTGAGGTTGTTTTTGTACAGGAATTGACGGTAGCTGCAGGTTTGGATGAGAATGCGCTACTGCTCATCATCACCAATAGCAGCAACCAGGAAGTATTGCGCTACGAACCGGCTAAAAACAAAAAGAACGAAATGCCCATCCCGGCTAAGCCCGCTTTGGAGCCTGCCGATGTGGAAAGTGTGGAGCAATTGTTTCTGACCGCGCAGCATTTGGAGCAATACCGCCATGCCACATACAGCCCGGTGCCTTACTATGAAGAAGCCCTGCGCCGCGAACCAACCGATATCCGGAACAACAACGCTTTGGGTAAATGGTACATCCGCAAGGGGCAGTTTGCCAAAGCCGAGCCTTTTTTACGGCAGGCTGTTGAAACCGGCATTCAGCGTAACCCTAATCCATACGACAGCGAACCTTATTACAACCTGGGTTTATGCTTAAAATATTTGGGCAGGGCCGATGAAGCTTATACGGTATTCTACAAATCAACCTGGAGCAATGCCTGGAAAGATACCGGCTTTTTTGAGGTAGCCAAAACAGATATGGCCCGTGGTCACTTTGCGTTGGCCTTGGATCATATTAACCAATCGCTGGATAGAAACGCCAATAACAGCAAGGCCTATGTAATAAAAATGGCGGCCCTGCGCAACCTGAAACAGCTGGATAAAGCCTTGCAGGTAGCAGATATTGCCCTGGAAAGGGATAGCTTTAACCTGGGTGTTATTTTTGAGAAAATACAGGCTTATAAATTATTAGGCGAGGCCGATAAAATGGCAGCTTGCATTGATGAGCTGATAGTGCTTTCGCGTAACGACGATCAGAATTATCTTGAATACGCGCTTGATCATGCGGCTGCCGGTTTGTATGGCGAGGCCAACCAGTTATTGCAATTAGCTTTAAAAGATGGCGGCAACAACCCGATGGTTTATTATAGCCTGGGATATTTCAGTTATAAAAACGATTTAGCTGATGTTGCTAAACAATGGTTTAAAAAAGCCGCCGCTGCCGATCCATACCTGTGCTTTCCTAACCGCTTGGATGAGGTGAATATCCTGCAGCTGGCTATGGAGCTTAACCCGGTTGATGCTAAAGCGCCTTACTATTTGGGTAACCTGTTTTATGATAAGCGCCAGTATGATGATGCCGTAAGCAACTGGGAAAAAGCAGCAAAGCTGGATGAAACTTTCCCTACGGTGTACAGGAATTTGGCTATTGCCTATTTTAACAAGCAAAACAATGTCGAAAAAGCGCTAAGCTATTTTGAAAGGGCTTTTGAACTGGATAAAACCGATGCCCGCGTGCTGATGGAGCTGGATCAGCTTTATAAAAGGCTCAACTATCCTGTTGATAAAAGGCTGAAGCAGCTGGAAGATAACCTTGAAGTTGCCGAACAACGCGACGACGTCTACCTGGAACGGGTAACGCTTTACAATTTAACAGGCGAGTACGATAAGGCACTCGGTTTGTTGATGAAACGCCAGTTTCACCCATGGGAGGGCGGCGAAGGTAAGGCATCTGGCCAGTACGTGTTTAGCCTGGTGCAGTTGGCTAAACAATATATTGACGAGGGCGACTTTAATAAAGCCGTTGCCAACCTAAACATGGCCAAAAGCTATCCGC is drawn from Mucilaginibacter ginsenosidivorax and contains these coding sequences:
- a CDS encoding tetratricopeptide repeat protein, which produces MQSSTVSVWEEQVIIPTYGVGKPDKNPMFFEKRVYQGSSGVVYPNPVIEKIADEKEDKEYTGLFLENKYLKVMILPQLGGRIQTAFDKVKQRHFIYHNQVIKPALVGLTGPWISGGIEFNWPQHHRPSTFDPVDYKLEEHADGSKTVWVNEVERMFHTKGMAGFTLHPDTAYIEIKAKLFNRSALPQTFLWWANPAVKVNDYYQSVFPPDVNAVFDHGKRDVSDFPIATGTYYKVDYSPGTDISMYKNIPVPTSYMAINSDYDFVGGYEHDTEAGLLHVANHHVSPGKKQWTWGHSDFGQAWDRNLTDEDGPYIELMTGVFTDNQPDFSWLMPYEEKTFTQYFLPYRELGMVKNASKDILLALSKNGDKVTIKVQVTSAQTDLHISLSYKGEELFAHTGTIVPEVVFVQELTVAAGLDENALLLIITNSSNQEVLRYEPAKNKKNEMPIPAKPALEPADVESVEQLFLTAQHLEQYRHATYSPVPYYEEALRREPTDIRNNNALGKWYIRKGQFAKAEPFLRQAVETGIQRNPNPYDSEPYYNLGLCLKYLGRADEAYTVFYKSTWSNAWKDTGFFEVAKTDMARGHFALALDHINQSLDRNANNSKAYVIKMAALRNLKQLDKALQVADIALERDSFNLGVIFEKIQAYKLLGEADKMAACIDELIVLSRNDDQNYLEYALDHAAAGLYGEANQLLQLALKDGGNNPMVYYSLGYFSYKNDLADVAKQWFKKAAAADPYLCFPNRLDEVNILQLAMELNPVDAKAPYYLGNLFYDKRQYDDAVSNWEKAAKLDETFPTVYRNLAIAYFNKQNNVEKALSYFERAFELDKTDARVLMELDQLYKRLNYPVDKRLKQLEDNLEVAEQRDDVYLERVTLYNLTGEYDKALGLLMKRQFHPWEGGEGKASGQYVFSLVQLAKQYIDEGDFNKAVANLNMAKSYPHNLGEGKLFGTQENDIDYWLGRAYEGLNQADAAKHYFTQSTIGLDEPSAAVFYNDQQPDKIFYQGLSWKKLGDQEHAKQIFDKLIAYGKAHENDVVKIDYFAVSLPNLLIFDDDLNLRNTIHTYFLQGLGMLGLHEFDAALALFTKVLQLDSAHAGAKAHLEMTKQQLNVTNY